CGCGAGCGCATTGTGGGGATGCTGGAGAGCTACGACTTCGTCGACGACCATGTGATGGCCTATTTCAAGCGCCGTCTCTCGCAGGCGCCGCGCGACTCCGAATTCGCGCTCGGCTATGTGCTGGAGAATGCGCGCACGCGAGAAGAGCAGGAGGCCTGCGTCGCGGCCGTGCGCTTCAAATGCGATGTGCTGTGGGCGCAGCTCGACGCGCTGCATCACGCTTACGTCACGCCGGGGCTGATCCCGCCGGGGGCGTGGCGGCCGGAGTAGGCCCCCTCCCCAACCCTCCCCCGCTTCGCGGGAGAGGGGGCAGATCAGGGCCTTCATGAAGATTGCTGATCGCGAGCGTCCCCTCTCCCGCTTGCGGGGGAGGGACAGGGAGGGGGCCAGGCGGCTCCCACAAAGAAAGCAGCATGACCACCACGCGCTACATCATCGGCCCCGACTCCCGCCCCGCTTTCACGCGCTATTCCCGCCTGCACGAGGATCGCGCGCGCGGCCGCACGGTGATTCTGGCGCCCGAGCGCGCCTATGAGCTCGACCCCATCGGCCTCATCGTCCTTTCCGCCATCGACGGGAAGACCCGCATCGCCGATCTCTGCGCGCGGCTCGCCGAGCAATACAAGGCGCCGCTGGAGGTCATCACGCGCGACGTGACGAATCTCCTGCAGGGCCTCGCCGACAAGCGGCTGCTGCGCGACGGCGTCGATCCGTTCGCACCGCCGAAACCCTCGGATTTCGCGACGTCGATCCAGCCTTTCGCAGGCGGGCCGGCGGGGCTGCTGGCGGAGCTCACCCATCGCTGTCCCCTGCAATGCCCGTACTGCTCCAACCCGCTGGAGCTGGAAAAATCCAATGTCGAACTGACCGCCGCGCAATGGGGCGAGACCTTTCGTCAGGCCGCCGCCATCGGCGCCCTGCAACTGCATCTCTCCGGCGGCGAGCCGACGGCGCGGCGCGATCTCGAGGAAATCCTGGCCGCCGCCGTCGAGGCGGGGCTTTACACCAATCTCGTCACCTCCGCCGTGCTGCTGACGCGCGAGCGGCTGGAGCGGCTCGCGGGGATTGGCCTCGATCACGTGCAGGTCTCGATACAGGACATCGTCCCCGAAAGCGCCGACCGCATTTCGGCCTATGACGGCGGCGTGCCGAAGAAGCGCGACGTCGCGCGCTGGACGCGCGAACTCGGCATGGGCCTCACCATCAACGCGCCCATGCACCGGCAGAACATCGCCCATCTGCCGCAGATCATCGATTTCGCGGTCGAGGTCGACGCGCAGCGCATCGAGATCGCACATATCCAGTATTACGCATGGGCGCAGGTCAATCGCGCCGCGCTGATCCCGACGCGCGAAATTTTCATGGAGACCGTCGGCATCGTCGAGGACGCGAAGAAGCGGCTTCAGGGCGTGCTGAATTTCGACTTCGTCATTCATGATCACTACGCCACGCGGCCCAAGCAATGCACCGGCGGCTGGGGTCGCTCGATCATGGCGGTGACGCCGTCGGGCAAGGCCCTGCCCTGCCACGCCGCGCAGACGCTGCCGGGCCTGACCTTCGACGACGTGCGCGAGCGGGCGCTCGGCGACATCTGGCGCAATGGCGCGGCCTTCAACGCCTATCGCGGGACGGACTGGATGAAGGAGCCCTGCCGCTCCTGCGAGCGACGCGAGATCGACTATGGCGGCTGCCGCTGTCAGGCCTTCGCGGTGACGGGCGACGCTGCGGCGACCGACCCGGCGTGTCACCTCTCGCCGGATCATGCGCGCTTCGCGGCCTGGGCCGAGACCGAGTCGATCGCCGCGCCCCCGCCCTTCGTCTACCGCCGCTATGGCGGCGCGCCGCAGGGCGCGTGAGCGACAAACGATCTTCGGCTGACTGGATCTCTCCGCGATCCAGTCATATGCGCCGGCGCAGTACCGGGAATTTTTCCAGCACATTGCGCAGCGCCGGCGCCGGCCTGTCCTTCACCGGCGTGTAACAGAGCGCGGCGCGCGTCAGGAGGACGAGCGGACCCTCCTCGCTGAGGGTCGTCGGGATCCTGTCCGCTTCGGCAAGTCCCCGATTGGCGCAGTCGAAGGCGTCGCGAATGGCGAGCGCGATCCTCGCCTCGGGGCCCAGCGCGTGGGTATAGCGGCGCAGGACCTCCAGCTCCGCCTCGACGCGCGCGTGCGCCGCCCTGATCATGTCGGGATTATCTTTCGCCGCCTTGTCGCTGCGGCGGCGCAGCAGCCGCTCGAAGCGCACAGCCGCGGCGCGCAAGGCGTGTGCTTCCTTGCTTTCCATGGGCTCGACCGCGTCAATGGCGAAAGCCGTCTGCGCGACGCCGAGAAGATCGATCCGTTCCTGCGCGTCCCGCCAGCGCTTCCCCGCCGAAAGGCGCGCGAATTCCGTCCCGAGGTTATCCGCGATGTTCCTGATCAGCGTCCGGTCGGTCGCTCTGGGACTCTGCGCCATCGCCAGCAAGCTCTCATGTTCCTGCACCCAGCATACGCCATGGGCGCGCGACGTCGCAGTGATGACGCTCCCGGAACCCGTCAAGTCCTTTAATTTAGGAGCAATTTCTGATGATCGCGCGCGATGATGGAATGTTGTCAAATAGGCATGTTGTCAAACGATGATTCTGCTGCTAGGCTCAAGGCATAAAGTCATGGATAAACCGCCAGCTGGCGATATTTCAATTTCGGAATTGCGTGCTCTGCTGGCTGCGTGCCAGCGGCTACTCTCGCGCTCCCACCCATCCGCCGCGCTGATGATCAACTATGCGGCGCAGGATCTGGAAAAGAGCGTCGCGACAGAGCAAAAGCGCCCGGACAAGACAGGGATCAGGCCGCAACGGCCGAATGTCGAAGATGGAGCTCGTCGGTCTAATCGAAAGCGTGGAGGAAGCGGCCGGCGAGCCCCTGCAAATCATTGACGCCGCCAGACGCTTTCTCGATCTGCGCCATCTCTCCTATGTCGCCCTGACGTTTCCAAAGCCGAGCGGCTCCAAAC
The DNA window shown above is from Methylocystis echinoides and carries:
- the pqqE gene encoding pyrroloquinoline quinone biosynthesis protein PqqE; this encodes MTTTRYIIGPDSRPAFTRYSRLHEDRARGRTVILAPERAYELDPIGLIVLSAIDGKTRIADLCARLAEQYKAPLEVITRDVTNLLQGLADKRLLRDGVDPFAPPKPSDFATSIQPFAGGPAGLLAELTHRCPLQCPYCSNPLELEKSNVELTAAQWGETFRQAAAIGALQLHLSGGEPTARRDLEEILAAAVEAGLYTNLVTSAVLLTRERLERLAGIGLDHVQVSIQDIVPESADRISAYDGGVPKKRDVARWTRELGMGLTINAPMHRQNIAHLPQIIDFAVEVDAQRIEIAHIQYYAWAQVNRAALIPTREIFMETVGIVEDAKKRLQGVLNFDFVIHDHYATRPKQCTGGWGRSIMAVTPSGKALPCHAAQTLPGLTFDDVRERALGDIWRNGAAFNAYRGTDWMKEPCRSCERREIDYGGCRCQAFAVTGDAAATDPACHLSPDHARFAAWAETESIAAPPPFVYRRYGGAPQGA